A single genomic interval of Deltaproteobacteria bacterium harbors:
- a CDS encoding sigma-54-dependent Fis family transcriptional regulator, with product MASSGRPRILIVDDEPNMCRSLRIMLNEEDRYDVLTESESTRALSRVEEPFDLVVTDLSMPGADGLEVLRRAKAANDGVQVVIMTAYSTVESAVEAMKAGAFEYVIKPFSNEEMLLTVEKALKAGELKRESQRSKTRLRERTRGADLIGESEPMRSLRALIERAAERDATVLITGESGVGKELVARAIHFAGARAEGPFVPVNCAALTESLLESELFGHERGAFTGAVRTKIGRLEQAHGGTLFLDEVGDMSPALQTKLLRALEDRAFTRVGGIDLVQADVRFVAATHRDLPRAIADGTFREDLYYRLNVIPIQVPSLRERREDVPLLVEHFLREGAPAGEQSPVSLSPEAHELLLNYGFPGNVRELQNIIERARLLADTPVIGVAELPLQRPREHRPKLDQVVTSLEDGWLQLQELVKDLERQLVERALEVYGGRPNGEIAAILGTSRRILELRIQEFALAKPRPRG from the coding sequence ATGGCCAGCTCCGGTCGTCCTCGCATCCTGATCGTCGACGACGAACCGAACATGTGTCGGTCGCTGAGGATCATGCTCAACGAGGAGGACCGTTACGACGTGCTCACCGAGTCCGAGTCGACGCGAGCCCTCTCCCGCGTGGAGGAGCCCTTCGACCTCGTCGTGACGGACCTTTCCATGCCGGGCGCGGACGGGCTCGAGGTGCTGCGCCGGGCCAAGGCCGCGAACGACGGCGTGCAGGTGGTGATCATGACCGCGTACTCGACGGTGGAGTCGGCCGTGGAGGCGATGAAGGCCGGCGCCTTCGAGTACGTGATCAAACCGTTCTCGAACGAGGAGATGCTGCTCACCGTCGAGAAGGCGCTCAAGGCGGGTGAGCTCAAGCGGGAGAGCCAGCGCTCGAAGACGCGGCTGCGGGAACGGACGCGGGGGGCGGATCTGATCGGGGAGAGCGAGCCGATGCGCTCGCTGCGCGCCCTGATCGAGCGGGCCGCAGAGCGCGATGCGACGGTGCTCATCACCGGGGAATCGGGGGTGGGCAAGGAACTCGTGGCGCGCGCGATCCACTTCGCCGGGGCCCGGGCCGAGGGGCCGTTCGTGCCGGTCAACTGCGCGGCGCTGACGGAGAGCCTGCTCGAAAGCGAGCTCTTCGGGCACGAGCGCGGGGCCTTCACGGGCGCCGTGCGGACGAAGATCGGCAGGCTGGAGCAGGCGCACGGGGGGACGCTCTTTCTCGACGAGGTAGGGGACATGTCCCCCGCGCTGCAGACCAAGCTCCTCCGCGCCCTAGAGGACCGGGCGTTCACCCGCGTGGGGGGCATCGATCTGGTTCAGGCGGACGTGCGCTTCGTGGCGGCCACCCACCGTGACCTGCCGAGGGCCATCGCGGACGGAACGTTCCGCGAGGACCTCTACTACCGGCTCAACGTCATCCCGATCCAGGTGCCGTCGCTGCGGGAGCGGCGCGAGGACGTGCCGCTGCTCGTCGAGCACTTTCTCAGGGAGGGCGCGCCTGCCGGTGAGCAGAGCCCCGTCTCTCTCAGCCCCGAGGCGCACGAACTCCTCCTCAACTACGGCTTTCCGGGCAACGTGCGCGAGCTCCAGAACATCATCGAGCGGGCCCGGCTGCTCGCGGACACTCCCGTCATTGGCGTGGCCGAGTTGCCGCTGCAGCGGCCGCGCGAGCATCGTCCGAAGCTGGACCAGGTGGTGACCTCGCTCGAAGACGGTTGGCTACAGCTGCAGGAGCTCGTCAAGGACCTGGAGCGGCAGCTCGTGGAGCGGGCCCTCGAGGTCTACGGTGGGCGTCCGAACGGAGAGATCGCCGCGATTCTGGGAACAAGTCGACGCATTCTAGAACTACGCATCCAGGAGTTCGCGCTCGCGAAGCCGCGGCCGCGCGGCTGA